One Chiloscyllium punctatum isolate Juve2018m chromosome 19, sChiPun1.3, whole genome shotgun sequence genomic window carries:
- the mettl27 gene encoding methyltransferase-like protein 27 isoform X1, whose product MAANQRTFTDVQRTVLSAHKESTTEDKMSFYDSWSELYEQDMMILDYRAPVMVAESLAAVIHEDRDKALVLDVACGTGLVAKQLQRFGFHNFHGVDGSQEMLELARSKSIYQTLQKCVLDSELLPASSDSYDVVVIVGALSGGQVPFAILPELHRVTKRGGFVCMTTRSNTSNQLYKKQLQAVIEEMEQNGLWERITVQEIEHWEKAIAECEAEQGSTYISGTIYLYRKSRN is encoded by the exons ATGGCAGCCAATCAAAGAACATTTACAGATGTACAGAGAACTGTCCTCTCTGCTCATAAGGAGTCCACGACTGAAGATAAGATGTCCTTTTATGACAGTTGGTCTGAACTCTATGAACAG GATATGATGATTCTGGATTATCGTGCTCCTGTCATGGTCGCAGAAAGTCTAGCAGCAGTAATTCATGAAGATCGTGATAAGGCATTGGTCTTGGATGTTGCCTGCGGAACTGGGCTCGTTGCTAAACAG TTGCAAAGATTTGGTTTTCATAACTTTCATGGCGTGGATGGTAGTCAAGAAATGTTGGAATTAGCGCGGTCCAAATCAATATACCAAACACTTCAGAAATGTGTGCTGGATTCTGAGTTGCTTCCAGCATCTTCAG ACAGTTATGATGTTGTTGTGATTGTTGGGGCATTAAGTGGAGGGCAGGTGCCATTTGCTATCCTTCCTGAACTCCATCGTGTTACCAAGCGAG GGGGCTTTGTGTGCATGACCACCCGAAGCAATACCTCAAATCAACTCTACAAAAAACAACTACAAGCTGTCATAGAGGAAATGGAACAAAATGGATTGTGGGAAAGAATTACAGTGCAAGAAATAGAACATTGGGAAAAAGCAATAGCTGAATGTGAAGCTGAACAAGGTTCTAcatacatctctgggactatctATTTGTACCGCAAATCAAGGAATTAA
- the mettl27 gene encoding methyltransferase-like protein 27 isoform X2, with amino-acid sequence MAANQRTFTDVQRTVLSAHKESTTEDKMSFYDSWSELYEQDMMILDYRAPVMVAESLAAVIHEDRDKALVLDVACGTGLVAKQVVNYSYDVVVIVGALSGGQVPFAILPELHRVTKRGGFVCMTTRSNTSNQLYKKQLQAVIEEMEQNGLWERITVQEIEHWEKAIAECEAEQGSTYISGTIYLYRKSRN; translated from the exons ATGGCAGCCAATCAAAGAACATTTACAGATGTACAGAGAACTGTCCTCTCTGCTCATAAGGAGTCCACGACTGAAGATAAGATGTCCTTTTATGACAGTTGGTCTGAACTCTATGAACAG GATATGATGATTCTGGATTATCGTGCTCCTGTCATGGTCGCAGAAAGTCTAGCAGCAGTAATTCATGAAGATCGTGATAAGGCATTGGTCTTGGATGTTGCCTGCGGAACTGGGCTCGTTGCTAAACAGGTTGTTAATT ACAGTTATGATGTTGTTGTGATTGTTGGGGCATTAAGTGGAGGGCAGGTGCCATTTGCTATCCTTCCTGAACTCCATCGTGTTACCAAGCGAG GGGGCTTTGTGTGCATGACCACCCGAAGCAATACCTCAAATCAACTCTACAAAAAACAACTACAAGCTGTCATAGAGGAAATGGAACAAAATGGATTGTGGGAAAGAATTACAGTGCAAGAAATAGAACATTGGGAAAAAGCAATAGCTGAATGTGAAGCTGAACAAGGTTCTAcatacatctctgggactatctATTTGTACCGCAAATCAAGGAATTAA